In a single window of the Bacillus mycoides genome:
- a CDS encoding long-chain fatty acid--CoA ligase — translation MMMNVPLTISSMMERAEKLFSKKEIVSRTHDTVTTLTYKQLGERTRRLSSALKKLGIKEGERIGTLAWNHHRHVEAYFAIPGIASVLHTINIRLSPQHISYIIQHAEDRILLIDEDLVPLVENIQSQLSTVQAYIIMTDKDELPNTTLEPVYHYEKLLEEGDPTFQFVKDIDENTPAGMCYTSATTGNPKGVVYTHRSTVLHCMALGLADTAALSESDAAMAIVPMFHVNAWGLPFAATWFGTKQVLPGPMFTPKILLEMIQTEKVTIAAGVPTIWLGVLQELENNSYDLSSITRILCGGAAAPKSVIKAFEQKYNVPFVHAYGMTETSPLVTLARLKSYETELSYEEQLEIRSKQGYLVPGVEMKVVGTNGEVKWDGTEMGELCLRAPWIAESYYNDDRTVEGFRDGWLYTGDVVTVDEEGCVKIVDRTKDVIKSGGEWISSVDLENALMAHDAIFEAAVVAIPHPQWQERPVACVVQKKNSTVTKEEIYEFLKPQFAKWWLPDDIVFMEEIPKTSVGKFLKQALRKELEHLHKEK, via the coding sequence ATGATGATGAATGTACCGCTAACAATTAGTTCTATGATGGAAAGAGCAGAAAAACTGTTTTCAAAGAAAGAAATTGTTTCACGGACACATGACACAGTTACGACATTAACGTATAAGCAGTTAGGTGAAAGGACGAGAAGGCTTTCTAGTGCGTTAAAAAAATTAGGAATTAAAGAAGGCGAGCGTATAGGAACGTTAGCGTGGAATCATCATCGACATGTGGAAGCGTATTTTGCTATTCCTGGTATTGCTTCCGTTTTACACACAATTAATATTCGTTTATCTCCTCAACATATTTCATACATTATTCAGCACGCAGAAGATCGAATTCTACTTATAGATGAAGATCTCGTACCACTTGTTGAAAATATTCAATCACAATTATCAACTGTACAAGCCTACATTATTATGACTGATAAAGATGAACTTCCCAATACTACGCTAGAACCTGTATATCATTATGAAAAGCTATTAGAAGAAGGCGATCCAACTTTCCAATTTGTAAAAGATATTGATGAAAATACACCTGCTGGTATGTGTTATACGTCAGCGACTACAGGAAACCCAAAAGGTGTTGTATATACGCATCGTAGTACTGTATTGCATTGTATGGCACTCGGTTTAGCGGATACAGCTGCTTTATCGGAAAGTGATGCGGCTATGGCAATTGTACCGATGTTCCATGTGAATGCTTGGGGGCTTCCTTTTGCAGCTACTTGGTTTGGAACTAAACAAGTTCTGCCAGGACCAATGTTTACTCCGAAAATTTTATTAGAGATGATTCAAACTGAAAAAGTAACGATAGCAGCAGGTGTGCCGACAATTTGGCTCGGTGTATTACAAGAGTTAGAAAATAATAGTTACGATTTATCTAGTATAACGAGAATATTATGCGGTGGTGCTGCTGCACCGAAAAGCGTTATTAAAGCATTTGAGCAAAAATATAATGTTCCTTTCGTACATGCATATGGTATGACTGAAACAAGCCCACTCGTAACACTTGCACGTTTAAAAAGTTATGAAACAGAATTATCATATGAAGAGCAATTAGAAATCCGCTCAAAACAAGGATATCTTGTCCCTGGTGTAGAGATGAAAGTAGTCGGTACAAACGGTGAAGTGAAGTGGGATGGTACTGAGATGGGAGAGTTATGTTTACGAGCACCTTGGATCGCTGAAAGCTATTATAACGATGATCGTACTGTCGAAGGATTCCGAGACGGTTGGTTATATACTGGTGATGTTGTTACAGTTGATGAGGAAGGCTGCGTGAAAATTGTTGATCGTACGAAAGATGTTATTAAAAGCGGGGGAGAATGGATTTCTTCAGTGGATCTTGAAAATGCTTTAATGGCACATGATGCTATATTTGAAGCGGCTGTCGTTGCAATTCCTCATCCGCAGTGGCAAGAACGCCCAGTTGCCTGCGTTGTTCAAAAGAAAAATAGTACGGTTACGAAAGAAGAAATATATGAGTTTTTAAAACCGCAGTTTGCGAAGTGGTGGTTACCAGATGATATTGTATTTATGGAAGAAATACCGAAAACATCTGTTGGGAAGTTTTTAAAACAGGCACTTCGAAAAGAACTTGAGCATTTGCATAAAGAGAAATAA
- a CDS encoding biotin transporter BioY: MNTKNLVFVALFSSIMGVLGLIPPIALAITPVPITLQSLGVMLAGGLLGSRLGALSQLIFLLIVGVGAPLLAGGRGGPGVFVGPSAGYLLGYIVGAFVIGYLIERLREVSIIKVLCINIIGGIFVVYVFGIIVQAFVMDISVWETMKVSVAFLPGDCIKATIAAILVTRLHRSLKHIITPALKNKKITNAG; encoded by the coding sequence ATGAATACAAAAAACTTAGTTTTCGTCGCTTTATTTAGTTCTATTATGGGAGTGTTAGGGTTAATACCTCCAATTGCTCTTGCTATTACACCAGTTCCAATTACATTACAATCACTCGGTGTTATGCTTGCTGGTGGGTTGTTAGGCTCACGTCTTGGTGCGTTAAGTCAGCTTATTTTTTTACTTATAGTTGGAGTTGGAGCACCATTACTTGCTGGTGGGCGCGGGGGACCAGGTGTATTTGTTGGGCCAAGTGCAGGATATTTACTTGGTTATATCGTTGGAGCGTTTGTCATTGGATATTTAATTGAGCGTTTACGTGAAGTTTCTATTATAAAAGTACTATGTATTAATATAATTGGTGGTATTTTCGTAGTTTATGTATTTGGTATCATTGTCCAAGCTTTCGTAATGGATATTTCCGTATGGGAAACGATGAAAGTAAGTGTCGCATTTTTACCAGGTGATTGCATAAAGGCGACTATAGCAGCGATTCTTGTGACAAGATTACATCGCTCATTGAAACATATTATTACGCCTGCTTTGAAGAATAAAAAAATTACAAATGCAGGGTAA
- a CDS encoding acyl-CoA synthetase, producing MGITKEYKKYASLQPNKIAIKENDRVLTYKEWFESVCKVANWLNEKESQNKTIAILLENSMEFLQLFAGSAMAGWVCVPLDIKWKRDELKERIAISKPDIIVAEQYRLSDISCEEGRIIEIEEWKEMIENYLPAYHSVENVQNAPFYMGFTSGSTGKAKAFLRAQQSWVHSFDCNVHDFHMKKENSILIAGTLVHSLFLYGAISALFLGQTVHIMRKFVPVQVLSSIRIENISVMYTVPTMLESLYKENKVIESEMKIISSGAKWEAEAKEKMKNVFPYAKRYEFYGASELSFVTALVDEESERKPNSVGKPCHNVQVRICNEAGEEVQTGEIGTVYVKSDQFFMGYVSDGAIIPQLSEGGWMTVQDVGYQDEEGFIYIVGREKNMILFGGINIFPEEIERVLQTHPAVEEIVVVGVEDSYWGEKPVAIVKGSATKQQLKSFCLQRLSSFKIPKEWYFVDEIPYTNSGKIARNAAKSMIENREKIYE from the coding sequence ATGGGGATTACAAAAGAATATAAAAAGTATGCCTCTTTACAACCAAATAAAATAGCGATTAAAGAAAATGATAGAGTATTAACATATAAAGAATGGTTTGAGTCAGTGTGTAAAGTAGCAAACTGGTTGAATGAAAAAGAATCGCAGAATAAAACGATAGCAATTTTATTAGAGAATAGTATGGAATTTTTACAACTATTTGCGGGTTCCGCTATGGCTGGATGGGTTTGTGTGCCACTAGATATAAAATGGAAACGAGATGAACTTAAAGAAAGAATAGCGATTAGTAAACCGGATATTATTGTGGCGGAGCAGTATAGGCTTAGTGATATATCGTGCGAAGAAGGAAGGATTATTGAGATTGAAGAATGGAAAGAAATGATTGAGAACTATCTTCCTGCATATCATTCTGTAGAAAATGTACAAAACGCTCCTTTTTATATGGGATTTACATCAGGATCGACTGGAAAAGCAAAAGCGTTTTTACGTGCTCAACAGTCGTGGGTACATAGTTTTGATTGTAATGTACATGACTTTCATATGAAAAAGGAAAATTCTATTTTAATAGCTGGGACGCTTGTTCATTCTCTTTTCTTATACGGGGCAATAAGTGCATTGTTTTTAGGGCAAACGGTACACATAATGAGAAAGTTTGTACCAGTTCAAGTGCTATCTAGTATAAGGATAGAGAATATTTCTGTAATGTATACAGTTCCTACAATGCTTGAGTCTTTGTATAAAGAAAATAAAGTAATTGAAAGTGAAATGAAAATTATTTCGTCAGGAGCCAAATGGGAAGCTGAAGCAAAAGAGAAGATGAAGAATGTGTTTCCTTATGCAAAAAGATATGAGTTTTATGGTGCGTCTGAGCTAAGCTTTGTAACGGCATTGGTTGATGAAGAGAGTGAAAGAAAACCGAATTCAGTAGGGAAACCTTGTCATAATGTACAAGTTCGAATATGTAATGAAGCAGGAGAAGAAGTACAGACAGGTGAGATAGGAACTGTGTATGTGAAAAGTGATCAATTTTTTATGGGCTATGTATCGGATGGAGCTATAATCCCGCAATTGTCCGAAGGTGGCTGGATGACAGTGCAGGATGTGGGCTACCAAGATGAAGAAGGCTTTATATATATTGTTGGTAGAGAGAAGAATATGATTTTATTTGGAGGAATCAATATTTTCCCAGAAGAAATAGAAAGGGTATTACAGACACATCCAGCTGTTGAAGAAATAGTTGTGGTTGGTGTAGAAGATAGTTACTGGGGTGAAAAGCCTGTCGCTATCGTAAAAGGAAGTGCTACAAAGCAACAATTAAAAAGTTTTTGCTTACAACGATTATCATCTTTTAAAATACCGAAAGAATGGTACTTTGTTGATGAAATACCTTATACAAATAGCGGGAAAATAGCTCGCAATGCAGCAAAAAGTATGATTGAAAACCGGGAGAAGATATATGAATAG
- a CDS encoding acetyl-CoA C-acyltransferase: protein MNRAVIVEAKRTPIGKKNGMLKDYEVQQLAAPLLTFLSKGIEREIDDVILGNVVGPGGNVARLSALEAGLGYHIPGVTIDRQCGAGLEAIRTACHFIQGDAGNCYIAGGVESTSTSPFQNRARFSPETIGDPDMGLAAEYVAGQYNITKEIQDEYACLSYKRTLQALEKGYIQEEILPHYFNGLLDESIKREMNYERMIKRTKPVFLQNGTVTAGNSCGVNDGACAVLVMEEGQAQKLGYKPVLRFVRSAVVGVDPNLPGTGPIFAVNKLLNEMNMKVEDIDYFEINEAFASKIVACAKELQIPFEKLNVNGGAIALGHPYGASGAMLVTRLFYQAQREHMKYGITTLGIGGGIGLALLFEKVEN, encoded by the coding sequence ATGAATAGGGCGGTTATTGTAGAAGCGAAAAGAACACCTATTGGTAAAAAAAACGGGATGTTGAAAGATTATGAAGTTCAGCAATTAGCAGCACCACTTCTTACGTTTTTAAGTAAAGGAATTGAGAGAGAAATAGACGATGTTATATTAGGGAATGTTGTTGGACCGGGAGGTAATGTTGCAAGATTATCTGCTTTAGAAGCTGGGCTTGGTTATCATATACCTGGTGTAACGATTGACCGGCAATGCGGAGCTGGATTGGAAGCAATTCGTACTGCGTGTCATTTTATTCAAGGGGATGCAGGTAATTGTTATATTGCTGGGGGCGTAGAGAGTACAAGTACGTCACCTTTTCAAAATAGAGCGCGGTTTTCACCTGAAACAATTGGGGATCCAGATATGGGATTGGCGGCTGAGTATGTTGCAGGGCAATATAACATAACAAAAGAGATACAAGATGAATATGCTTGTCTTAGCTATAAAAGAACGCTGCAAGCATTAGAAAAAGGATATATACAAGAAGAGATATTACCTCATTATTTTAATGGATTATTAGATGAATCTATAAAGCGGGAAATGAATTATGAAAGAATGATTAAGAGAACGAAACCTGTATTTTTACAAAATGGAACGGTAACAGCAGGTAATTCGTGCGGTGTAAATGATGGAGCATGTGCTGTTCTTGTAATGGAAGAGGGGCAAGCACAGAAATTAGGGTACAAGCCAGTTCTTCGTTTCGTTCGTAGTGCTGTAGTTGGCGTGGATCCAAATCTTCCAGGGACTGGTCCGATATTTGCGGTGAACAAATTATTAAACGAAATGAATATGAAAGTAGAGGACATCGATTATTTTGAAATAAATGAAGCATTTGCTTCAAAAATTGTTGCTTGTGCAAAGGAGTTACAAATTCCTTTTGAAAAATTAAATGTAAATGGTGGAGCAATTGCGCTCGGTCATCCGTACGGTGCATCTGGAGCTATGCTTGTGACACGTTTGTTTTATCAAGCACAAAGAGAGCATATGAAATATGGAATTACGACGTTAGGAATTGGTGGTGGAATAGGGCTTGCGCTATTATTTGAGAAAGTAGAAAACTAG
- a CDS encoding DUF6434 domain-containing protein, which translates to MRPPLTKSISLEDFQNFYWLKAELQTFCREHGLSASGSKIEITERISHYLHTGKILKNSSSQKVSKASLSYKELSLQTIITNNHRCNEDVRAFFKEKIGANFRFTVALQKFFKENVGKTYEDAITFWYEENERKKDPTYKTTISAQFEYNRFTRDFFEDPNNKGKSKADAIAAWNEIKAKPGSNAYVPQKVEN; encoded by the coding sequence ATGCGTCCACCTTTAACAAAGTCTATATCACTTGAAGATTTCCAAAACTTTTATTGGTTAAAAGCAGAACTCCAAACATTTTGTCGTGAGCATGGTTTGTCAGCTAGTGGCTCTAAGATTGAAATAACCGAGCGTATCTCACATTATTTACATACTGGTAAAATATTAAAAAACAGCTCTAGTCAAAAGGTGAGTAAAGCTTCCCTCTCTTATAAAGAACTTTCTCTTCAAACGATTATTACTAACAATCACCGCTGTAACGAAGATGTTCGTGCTTTTTTCAAAGAAAAAATCGGAGCAAACTTCCGCTTTACAGTAGCTCTTCAAAAATTTTTTAAAGAGAATGTTGGAAAAACATATGAAGACGCGATAACGTTTTGGTATGAAGAAAACGAACGAAAAAAAGATCCTACATACAAAACAACTATCAGCGCGCAGTTTGAATACAATCGTTTCACTCGCGACTTTTTCGAAGATCCAAATAACAAAGGGAAATCAAAAGCTGATGCTATCGCTGCTTGGAATGAAATAAAAGCAAAACCTGGTAGTAATGCTTATGTTCCTCAAAAAGTAGAAAACTAG
- a CDS encoding NUDIX hydrolase produces MESVMQVRVTGILIEDEKVLLVKQKVANRNWSLPGGRVENGETLEEAMIREMREETGLEVKIKKLLYVCDKPDASPSLLHITFLLERIEGEITLPSNEFDLNPIHDVQMVVIKDLSHYGFSETFITLISEGFASAGSYQGLKQNIGL; encoded by the coding sequence ATGGAAAGTGTAATGCAAGTTCGTGTTACGGGAATTTTAATTGAAGATGAAAAAGTATTGCTAGTAAAGCAAAAAGTTGCTAATCGCAATTGGTCTTTACCTGGGGGAAGGGTAGAGAATGGTGAAACGTTAGAAGAAGCGATGATTCGAGAAATGAGAGAAGAAACAGGATTAGAAGTTAAAATTAAGAAGCTACTCTATGTTTGTGATAAACCAGATGCTAGTCCATCTTTATTACATATTACGTTTCTGCTTGAAAGGATTGAAGGTGAAATTACGCTACCTTCTAATGAATTTGATCTTAATCCAATTCATGATGTACAAATGGTAGTGATTAAAGACTTAAGTCATTATGGTTTTTCGGAAACTTTTATAACTCTTATAAGTGAAGGTTTTGCAAGTGCAGGGAGTTATCAAGGCTTGAAACAAAATATAGGCCTGTAA
- a CDS encoding alanyl-tRNA editing protein has translation MEKKLYYIDAYKKDFTTKVIKQEHDTEGNLYVVLNETAFYPTGGGQPHDTGTLNGIPVSNVEEVNGEIRHFIIEQLHTEEVEGKIDWERRFDHMQQHTAQHILSAAFWDHFNIPTIGFHLGKETITIDLETANLSTETVEKAAQIANQIVFENHPIRIKWMNLEEAKALPLRKEPTMTENIRVVIIANYDYNGCGGTHPKHTGEVGPIQVLGWERNKGGIRLTFIAGWRSLKLMGQHQQILTDVSKQLNSSETDIPAKVAQLLTSQKENEKAIQAMNEKLLFVEANELLQQSEEIHAGTLISRAFTNRSMQEVAKLAAIITEQQEHAITYFVIENEDKLQCILACGKAVTLDMNALLKDALPSIEGKGGGNKKSARGGGKAIMSRDEFLNQLVSSLQSAV, from the coding sequence TTGGAGAAAAAATTATATTACATCGACGCTTATAAGAAAGACTTTACTACTAAAGTTATAAAACAAGAGCATGATACAGAAGGAAACTTATATGTTGTCTTAAATGAAACTGCATTTTATCCAACAGGCGGCGGACAACCACATGACACTGGAACTTTAAATGGTATTCCGGTAAGTAACGTTGAAGAAGTAAATGGAGAAATTCGTCATTTCATAATAGAACAATTACATACAGAAGAAGTAGAGGGTAAAATAGATTGGGAGCGCCGTTTTGACCATATGCAACAACATACGGCTCAGCACATTTTATCCGCTGCTTTTTGGGATCACTTTAACATACCGACGATCGGGTTCCATCTTGGAAAAGAAACTATAACCATTGATTTAGAAACTGCCAATCTTTCTACAGAAACTGTTGAGAAGGCCGCACAAATTGCTAATCAAATTGTTTTTGAAAACCACCCTATTCGTATTAAATGGATGAACTTAGAAGAGGCCAAAGCATTACCCCTTCGCAAAGAACCAACTATGACAGAAAATATACGCGTTGTTATTATCGCAAATTATGATTACAACGGCTGTGGCGGAACGCATCCGAAACACACTGGTGAAGTAGGTCCTATTCAAGTACTAGGATGGGAGCGCAATAAAGGTGGTATACGCTTAACATTTATAGCTGGTTGGCGTTCTCTTAAATTAATGGGACAACATCAACAAATATTAACCGATGTTTCTAAGCAATTGAACAGTAGCGAAACTGATATTCCAGCAAAAGTAGCACAACTTCTTACCTCTCAAAAAGAAAACGAAAAGGCAATACAAGCAATGAATGAAAAACTATTATTTGTAGAAGCAAATGAACTATTACAACAATCGGAAGAAATACATGCTGGAACACTTATCTCTCGAGCATTTACAAATCGCTCTATGCAAGAAGTCGCAAAACTAGCTGCCATTATTACAGAACAACAAGAACACGCAATTACATACTTCGTTATTGAAAATGAGGACAAATTACAATGTATTCTTGCTTGTGGTAAAGCAGTGACACTCGATATGAATGCTCTTTTAAAAGATGCCCTCCCTTCTATTGAAGGAAAAGGCGGAGGAAATAAAAAGAGTGCTCGTGGCGGTGGGAAAGCAATTATGAGTAGAGATGAGTTTTTAAATCAACTTGTTTCTTCTTTACAGTCAGCAGTGTAA